The following is a genomic window from Miscanthus floridulus cultivar M001 chromosome 14, ASM1932011v1, whole genome shotgun sequence.
acttcctccagtgtgtgcactttcacttaccaggtcctggcctgagttgagctactcggcttcgtggtcgcaacggcttatccggccaactaagtgctaggcttacgttcaacatgacaagaggacatacaacgaatcggtccttaatcgacacagacggggataaataggcaccaagttctccatgccttgttgcttctctatcacaatcccgcccggtgtccttttattcatcaacacatggttatttccacgatagcaattatagccaaccgtgaccagatatctacctatatcttgtaggtgataagaaatcactcgacttctaccaaactaagcatggctaagcatatatttgatcctagacctacataggattcaagatatatttgtttaGACAAGgaagtatatgcagcaagtggttccaatcaacacttagtacttaatgcatcaacataaaaggactcaagttgatatttagaaaacatagaaggcttagaatgcactagggcttgcctttcagaaacgaggaaggttggtgatcaggacactcaAGAATATCTTCCACgttgactcctccttccaccTGAACCTCCTGCTCCTGGACTGCCTGCTACTCCTCCTGATGCTCGAGTCTGAACTCGAGTAGCGTCACTGCTtccggggaacctattgcatgcatatgtacaaatgagtatcatcaatgcataagagatgagatgacctgATGAAGTATATACGCATGGGCATGGTTATccacaagatgtatgataagtttaacattcgttgaccaagtagatgtataactttcttctagttgatctttactgagtaggtgcatatctcttctatagtttaagaaacatacactcaccaagttctagtaacctaaggtaatgttgttcatcattagtaagaggcttagaacctgcagctaacaactaatctcaattagcctaagcatctacacaagcataaCATGAGACAAACAATTAtaatttgacttagtcatttcctggacTGTAAACAACAGCTATttattttggccatatctggagttctacacaaccaaatactatgaccttagactttatggaaatcttataaaactgcctacaactttattatagtcatctcaagatgattcaatggatatcaaggtcaaacaaagcaatttcccagatctatccagaaattctagagaataagcatttctggagaccaacttccaacagctataactctcaaaacatttagcctattgccatgaaaatttgacacaatcAATATAAGTAAATTATCTAcgactttgttattgacaagattcacaacaaacatcattttacccatgcaatttacttaataACAGAAACTGTTCAAAacagtcactataattgaattatagagcaatttatatttcactgcatacaagaaATCAAATCTGGGCACAACaaatggtaccaacagttcatatacatcatatacactttagaaaacataatggtcaagcccaaataaattatttaaatgcctttattaatttatttggacactaaggtgaaataaggaacatatatcaaaagtgcacagtaaattctaagaaaattacagtagctcatatatgctcccaataggctactgtataaCTTTCATGCTAACTGAACAAGTATACCATCCTCTATAAAAATGAGAAggtacataggcttattttagtgaaaatggatTGACCTAGTGAGaagtatcaaacaacagatttcatatttttcttaacctCATCTTACCACAATAACACTGTACAAAAAATTGCATGACCATATGTTACCTATTTTTATTCTAATGAATTTCACCAGAAATCACCATTTATTTAGGGTTAAATATAAAGACCCTATTCAAAATAGATTTACTGTGGGTTTATCATTTTTCTTAGCTAGATCATGTTaatacaaactcaacaaaattggaatcatatttttataacttccctagctcaagatatgcattttacaagatttaaACTAAGTGAAAAGCACTTTATTTGCCCAATTTAATTTCCCCAAGAAACATGCTAGAActgtatattttatttttttaataaatactacacttcctaaggaagctaacaaaattggaatcactcaaATTGGATTACCCtatctctagatatgaatttttgaaacatgtattcaaatctgtgaaataaataagaAAAATCAAAGAACACAGACTGACAGATGGGCCCGCGGTCAACGGGGCCCGCTCATCCGTGAGACCAGTGTAGGGCACGACATTTGACCGGTGAGAGCTTGCCAACGGCGAGGTCTCCAGCGAAACCCCGGGCACCATCGTGTTCCTCTCGTCAACCCTCACCCAGGGGTACCACAGGTTGGGTTGGCGGCTCACTGGAGCAAGCTCACCGGCGACCATGGTGGATGGCAGTGGTCGTGCGGTGGCACGCcagccatctccggccatggtaGGCTCCGGTGAGGACGGCCCTACCTCTATGGTGACCTAGCACAGTTCTAGAGCAAGATCTGGCCACGGTGGAGCAGTGGGGGAGCCTGACCgtgtgcatggtggcacggcggcacCCAGCACACACAGTAGGGCTCTCCGTTCTGGCTAACCGGTGGCTAGAGGTGGGTATCCATGTTCGTGGTAGGAGCTAGGGTTCATGGCCATGCACAAACATCTTTGAGCGGGGGATGGCGAGACCTAGGGGCTGCTGGCCGCGGTGAGCTCAAGCTTGTGGCCATGGCAGGCAAGGCAGGAGCGGCGGTGCATTCCTGCGTGACGGTACGATATCATCTACCCTAGCTCCAGCCAGAGCAGCGGTGACCTAAGGCAACTACGGACCAGAAGATAGGAAGGCAGGAGATGCAGtggagcggcctggccacggtgagccgaGAGCGCGGCGACGCTCCAGTGGCAATGGCGGCGACAACAAAGTGGAAAGCCGCTTTACCTCGGTTCTAAGGGTGGCACTGGTGGCACGAGGAGGTGGGGGTGATGGTGGAGCATCTATGGCTGACAGGAGTCGACTGATGGAGCTACAACGGCGGTGAGCGAGCTCGGCTCCACTCTAGCTGGGCATGGCGAGAAAGAGAGAGCGAGTGAGAGCGAGTGGGAGGGAGCAGCAGGGGCGCAGCCCTCTTGTCTGCGCGCTGGCCCAACTGGCCTAGCTGTCGTCGGCATATGGCCACGACGTGGTAGCCGCGGCCAGGCGTGCACGTCTGACAGAGCAACTTTGTGTCCATGTAACTCTTAATCCGTGGTGAGTCAGTGCAAGGTGTGTGAACAAATCTTATAGAACTATGTAAGGGCTACAAGGTTGCTTTAGAAATCATCTGCTAATTCGCAATGGTTTGGATGTTACATCACCTCAAAGTCAGGTACGTTGAAACTGTAATcagctccaacacttagaaaaaaatttcaaagtccaaaacagtattttctttctaattgtgagctatttttgagcatgctatgcactgaattaggccttggcccaaaataaaagttgttactctcatcaagtactacaactttgcttaagggtgcattgTCATGCAAGCACTCTTAagcatagttcaactttggtcaaactagtaacttgaaaattggagtttctagaataactatgacttgggggctgttttggtccatgtcatgaataccaaacttgttccatgtaccatcctaaACATGTTAAGGTGTTTCTATGGCCCCACaagcatttcatgcattggtcacacacaaTGGCAAGCATATACATGCATATAGCTATCATCACATGTAACaaaagtaaggtgattgagataacacttcatatgctcatgctcatggatgctcaaatgatgctcatgctcataaatgcaagtgcccaatgcatgcttaacactagggtgttacaggcatAACTGTTGGATTTGTTTGGGGACTCTATAAATAGAGCTTGGTCGGCTTGGGCGCACTCTCTTGGCCTTTTCTATTGAGAATAGACCCTAGTGAGCCTATCCATTCCTCTCTAACTCATCTTGCttaattgattcatcatttggtgagattgaagagtatccaagtgcattgctttgagtggctgcatctagagacacttggtgattgtgtttcactatggatttcgcttgttactcttggtggttgccatcacctagatggcttagagcagcgaggatcgttgagcggagagtgctacttgtctctagctccgatcgtggtgatggTGAGGGGTTCTTGAGCCTTCTCCATGGGAGATCATGAAAGGCATCTTTAGTAGATTGCTCGTAGCTGGTGGATCCCCatattgtgttggttgtgcggcacccggttgcgggttaggcgtgtgatgcctattagcgcatgaacctcctaGTGGGCGAATCGCTACAACGGGGatgtagcttaccggcaagcaagtgaacctcagtgaaaaatcattgtgtcaattggtatttcattgtgattgatttttCGCTTGCTTCGGCTTGGTATAAAATCCcctacctctcttgtatttacatttataGTGATATCTTGTGTAGAGGTAGCCTAGCTAGTTTTGTAACTCtctagtgtagcatagaagtaattAGTTGAATTACTCTTGCTAGATTGCTCACTAGTGGTAgattagtgacatagccattgtgtgattACTACTGATCATAGcagactagaattgtggataggtggcttgcaacacttgtagtgctagcgcaaaatttgtTTTGCCATTTAATTGACTAACAAGTTGTcttagtgttattgtagaaatttttaataggctattcatctcctctagccatttaggacctatCAAAGGGTTCAATGGCCTTTTCTAGCAAAGGTTGGATCTCACAATCAATACCGAGCTCCAGGAGGATCAGCCAGACCTCATGATTCATAACAGCAATATGTTTGTTCCAAGCCTGGTTATGTGCAACAAAGGAAATAGTGCCATTGCCATACGGGTGGGGGCTATAGTAAATGAGAAAGTCTCTAGCATGCATATAGTTAAACCCGCATAAAAGCTTGACCATGGGAGCATAGTTGCAATGAACGGTAGTCAACCCGCATCTGATTATGGAGGGAATCATCAATGATGTTACGTATGGCCAAGAAATCAACCTGCTCTAGCGAGAGCAGATGCAGAGTGATGATGGCTAGATCACTGTTCTTTTCTAGCATCCGACCCATGATGATCCACAACTCCCTTGGTCTTCCTTGCACCATGATCCACTACCCATAGTGTGGCACAAATGGGGTGGGATCAACCATACGGAAAGCCATTGACCGCTGCGGAAGAACGGGAGATGTTAATGTAGCTGGGGTTTTCTCAACCCAAGAAATGTGCGGTAAGGGGCAGGAGAACCCTGAACAAGGGAAGCGAACTCATTGAACAACTAGTAGACTGGCAGAGGGGATACAATAGACGTGATCACCGGCGAGGACGTCGTTGAACTCTCCAAGGTTTTGTCATTGAACTCTGGCACCATGATACTCCAGGGCCGAGACCAACGAATGAGAGAAGAGGGAGGCGGAGTAATGCCAGTGAGTAAAAAATAGTATTCTCCAAAGGAAGCAAATGTCCCTAGTTATCTTTTGGCcccagcagttggtgaaacagcCTGGGCAGCGGCGAGAAGCGGAAGAGCTGCGATTGAGTCTCCCCATGGAAGGGCACGGAGATTGAGGTGGGAAACGACAATTCGATAGGTGTGTCCTGAGTGATGACAGTTGCGGCAATGGATGGGGTTTGGGCAGAAAGGCCTGGTATGGGACAAggagaaacatttggaacatgggCTAGGGGCCAGCGTGGCACTCGAAGCCTTTCCAAGAATGCCATTAGCCGGAATGGAAGATTCCCGTTGATTGGGGCAACCATTGGAAGGTCCAACAGAAAATGGCAATTATACCAAAAATTAGCCGGAAAAAATCAACTATCTAGCCAGAGACGAGAAAAAACGAGTGGAAAGGGAGGAAACCACCAGCGCCTTGCATATATAACAGGAGGGTAAGTAATCCTAGCTAGACCAATTTTGGGTGGCACCAATGGCGTGCACCAACTCTACCATCTTATGCCTTGCCTCCAAAATCAGCTTGCTCATACCTACACGGCAAGGAAATTTTGTTCCTTGCGGTGCAATCTCAGGGCCCTTTTTTTTTTGCACCCAGAACATCTCATGCCAAATTAAAACACCATACAACCTACCAAGCAGAGACAGTTGCAGCCTATAAGTCTGGCTAGAGGCATGTCTAGGTTACCAATTAGGCTCGAAGGTGGTCATAGAAGTAGAGTGCAGTGTGTATGCTCGTGTATATGAGCCTCTATGTTTATACTATGATTCAAAAAAATATCTCGGacaattttcacaaatgtttggTCACAGTGAACTCATGAAAAATGCATGTAAGGTACTTTCATATAATATTTGCACAAATcaatgaaacattgtagttggcactAGGTACTTTGATCCTTTGGCTGCCTTATTGCTGTATGATTTATCCAATTTCTCCACATCGTGCTCTGTTTGATTTAGTACTACATGGCCTTGCACAGAAATAGGCCTCCCATCGTCAGGAGCTCCTTCATGAGTTTCACAGCTTAGTACCATTGAGCCAACGGCTGTAGAAAGCCAATGATTCCTGTGGTTTATACTCAGGAACTGTGTGCCCAGCACCCTGCGAAAGGAACAAACAGGATAGATAAAAAAAGGCAACTTAGTATTTTTTGTGTTTCAAAAATGTGTGGTCATTAGAtgcaatttgttttttatttggcAGGCTAGTATCATATTTGCAGATCCATGGATTAATAGACAAAGTTTGATTTGAACTGTACCACACCTTAATAGTGGCGAAAGTGAGGCCGTTTTCATATCCTTGGGTGTACCTGAGTAGTATAGCAAGCAAAAATATGTGAGCAAGCAACATGTCCTTAATTTATGTCCTTGAGAACATACAAACATTTGACTGAAACAATGGAAAATAAATAAACCACTTAACTGAAGATTTCCCTTATGAAACaaatgttaacttttgttgattATAGTGAATTCATATCCAAGAATAATTATTCAACCTCTAGGATAAAACGGTTCAAAGATCCTAGGAGAAAAAAGTGAATGTTTGTTCAAATACCCAGCAACTTGGTCATTGACAATCCATTGTCGCCACGAATCAATGATGCCGTAGCCTAAGGATGCAGTCCATGCTTCTGTCCCAGTGTGAGGTACACACATATCGTGGTCACCGCTGAAACAAATGCAAAAGAAATATAACAATGATAATAGCAGCTTTTCTGAGTCTAAAAATGTAAGAGCCCAAATCATATTATAATTTTATAGGTTCTTAAAGTACCTGTAAATGAAAGCACGATAACCCTGGCTTGTAAGATTCTTGTGATAAATGATCATACTCCCAGCATCATGATCAAAATCCAATTTATTTGTGCATAATTCCCAGGGTCCAATTGAACTGACCTAATATATGTGCATGATAAACTATGGTTAGAAGGTGGAACGCTTTAGAATCGATCCATCAATAAGTACAAGGTGGTTATTTAGTGTATGACTATCATACTGGTTCGGCGTGAATTGCAGATCTGACGTTATCATTGTTTAGCCATGCCGTTGCAACTTCATCACTCTGAAGATTAAGGAAACAAGACAGGGAGGGTACATAAGAAAATGGGACAAAACGAATCATGCTTCACTTGGGAGAAAAAAATTACTCCTCTATATTTCAGAGAAGATAAAGCTGGAAGATGTTCCTGCCTTACACATTATAATCGGAGAAGATAAAGATAAATGAACTAAACAAGTGTGTGGAATTGCACATATTAGTATCAGTGTATTACTACATAAGCTCACATACATATATGGCGATCTATAGTGGGATGTTTTACACattgactaagcatatctagattTGCTTCatgaatatattttttatttgtatCTTTCAATATTGTGATAGAAACTAGTGGTCAAATTTGTAAGTAAAGAGGATGGAAGCAACCAACAatgacttctgcaaagaaaatgagAGAGTACAAAAAGACATGAAGAGCAACCTCTGGAGCAGAACATTAATGTTATGACAGATAATAGAGTTATAGTAGGGATGGTTAGTGTGCTTGTGCTCACCATACACGGAACTCCACGGGGAACTGATGCAGCTAGCTCCTGCCATGATGGAACACGCCCATCTCTTACAGGAGCTCTCAAAGGCCAGGCCCGTCCATGCATTCTTGTTCTTACTGGAAGGGGCTTGCTAGTTACACCAAGATCTTTGAAACTTGGTGGCAGTTTGTTGTTTTGTGGGATCACTTCTTTGGTATTTGTGCCATGGTAGCATGGCTCAAGAATGTCATAAATATTTAATCCGCCAAGTACCTACACAAAAACATATTatttaatatgagaataatatttatttatttttaccgGATAGTGTCACTGGTTTACCGCATCGACTTTTGACAGCGCTTCGTCGCATGTTGCACTGCTAGCATTCCAGTAATTTTCTTGACATGCAGTGTTGGCTTCCTACATTTTGTATAGAAATTGTGGTAAATCGAAAGAACATATGTATGTGATAGGATTACGGATCCTACCGCGTAGATCACGGAGTCTGTAGGGATGAGAGGGAGGTGGAGCAGGCTGGGAACCTCGCTGTCGGCGGCTGGACGCCGTGGTGGAGGATGGGCGGCTGCTGCTGTAGCCCTAACTTTCACGCGGCTACAGTAGCGGCGGCACTGTTCACGCGTGAACagtagaggcggctagggtttctcccggctccctgaggaagccggaaacaataataTGTTTCTGCTTGATCTCCAATCGTTTTACAATTCATCTATATATAGTTCTTCTAAAAATAGGAAACTGATTTGGCAATAGCCAATAATTCTAATATAGATAATTATCATGGGCCCTAAGCCCATGCACCAGGCGCCCAGGTCAGCCACCCGTGGGCCTCCTTGCATACTGGActccggtcataacatctctccccgcctgcaaaaacagctcgtcctcgagctggaagtcggGGTAGTCAGCACGAAAGTCGTCGAGGATCTCCCACGTCGCGTCATCTTCAGGAAGGCCATTCCACTTGATCAAAACGCGCCAGACCCCGCGGCGCTGCTGGACGCGCAAGGCACGCTCCGGAGCCGGCAGCACCCGACCGTCGTGTACTAGAGGAAGGTCGCCTGGAGTTGGTGGAGAGTCGCCGCGATGCTGCTTCAGGAGGCCAACATGGAAGACGTCGTGGATGCGAGCGCCCTCCGGCAGCTGTAGACGGTAGGCGACTCGACCGATGCGTTCGAGGACGCAGAACGGCCTGGCCCAACGGGGCCCCAACTTGCGCTTGGCACGCGGGTCGAGGGACTACGTGGTGCGGTGGAGAAGGCGCAGCCAGACCCACGAGCCCACCTCGAACTCCACGTCCCTGTGGTTGGCGTCGTAGTACTTCTTGGACAGCTGCTGAGCTTGAAGGAGCCGCTGACGAACCTCGGCAAGCATCTCGTCACGGCTGCGGAGGAGAGTATCGGCGGCCTCCGTGCGGGCCGTCCCCGGCCTGTAGGGCAGAATGGGCGGTGGAGAGCGGCCGTAGACGACCTCGAAGGGCGTAGCGCGGAGGGCGGTATGGAAGGAAGTATTATAGCAATACTCCGCCCACGACAGCCAGTCCACCCACGCCCGAGGCCGGTCACCTGTCACACAGCGCAAATACATAGCAATCACCTTGTTGACCACCTCGGACTGGCCGTCCGTCTGAGGATGAAAGGCGGTACTCATGCGGAGCTGCACGCCCGCCATCCTGAAAAGGTCCCGCCACACATGGCCAGTGAACACGGGGTCCCGGTCGCTGACGATGGAGAGGGGGAACCCGTGCAGGCGCACAATACCGTCGAAGAAGGCACGAGCGACCGATGTGGCGGTGTAGGGGTGACCGAGTGCAATAAAATGCGCGTACTTGGAGAAACGGTCGACGACGGTGAGGATGACTGACTTGCCCGCCACCTTCGGCAGCCcctcgatgaagtccatggagatatctgcCCACACTTGGGAGGGCACGTCGAGGGGCTGCAGCAGTCCCGCCGGCTGCAGCGTCTCCGTCTTGTTGCGCTGGCACGTGGTACAGGAACGCACCAAGTCCTGAACCAGCACCTTGTCCCGCGGAACGTAGAAGTCGGCGCGGAGGCGATGCAGCGTCTTCTGGATGCCCTCATGGCCGGCCGCATGGGCCAGCAGGAGCACCTGGTGGCGGAGATCCTCATGGTCCGGCACATAAACGCGAGAGCCATGGAGGAGGAGCCCGTGGTCGAGACGCCACGACTCGCCGAGCTCGCCGGCCTGCAGCTGCTGCAGCAGCCGTTGGCCGTCCGGCGCTAATGACGTCGCGCGCCGAATGTCCTCCAGGAGGGAGAACGAGGGCCCTGACACGGCCATAGCTGCCCCGGGGGCTGAAGCAGCCGCGTCGTCCGCAACATCGCGGCGGGACAAGGCGTCTGCCACGACATTCAGGCGTCCCGGGCGGTACTCCACCGTGAAGTCGAAGCCGAAAAGTTTACTGATCCACTGGTGCTGAGGAACGGTGGACAAACGCTGGTCAAGCAAAAATTTGAGACTATAATGATCAGTGCGAACCAGGAAGGGCCGCCCCCATAGATAAGGGCGCCAATGGCGCACCGCCTGCACCAATCCGATCAGCTCGCGTTCGTAGGCGGCGAGCTTGAGATGTCGAACTGCAAAGGGCCGGCTGAAGTAGGCGAGGGGTCCTGCGCCCTGGTGGAGGACGGCGCCGAACCCCGCACCCGACGCGTCGCAATCGACCACAAAGGTCTCGTCGAAGTTCGGCATCTGCAGGACGGGCCCTGTGGTCAAGGCGCGCTTGAGCGCCTCGAAAGCTGTAGTCGCTTCGTCGTCCCACAGGAACGCGTCTCGCCGCAAGAGACGCGTCAGCGGGGCAGCGATGATGCCGAAGTCCTTGATGAATTTCCGGTAGTATCCCGCCAGGCCCAAGAAGCCACGGAGGGCCCGGGCGGAGCGGGGAAGCGGCCATGCAGCCACGGCGGCGACCTTGTCGGCGTCCATGGCGACACCGCCCTCGGCTATGACATGGCCCAGATAAGCCACGGACGGCGCCCCAAAGGAGCACTTGGAGCGCTTCAGATGTAGTTGGTGCGCTTGCAGGGCGTTGAGGACGATGTTGACATGCTGCAAGTGCTCGGCCCACGACGAGCTGTAGATAAGTATGTCATCGAAAAATACCAGCACAAACCTCCGGAGGTAGGGGCGGAGGACGTCGTTCATCAAGGCCTGGAAAGTGGCCGGGGCATTGGAGAGCCCAAACGGCATGACAAGGAACTCGAAGTGGCCATggtgggtgcggaacgccgtcttggcgaTGTCGTCGGGGTACatccgcacctgatggtacccggAGCGGAGGTCAAGTTTGGTGAAGAACCTCGCCCCGTGCAACTCATCCAGGAGTTCGTCGACCACCGGGATCGGGAACTTGTCCTTGAAGGTCTTCGCGTTGAGAGCACGGTAGTCGATGCAGAAACGCCAAGACTGATCCGCCTTCCGCACCAAGAGAA
Proteins encoded in this region:
- the LOC136504513 gene encoding serine carboxypeptidase 1-like isoform X1; translated protein: MARGGSTAAPPAFPLPLLLLLSSAFFACCCLAAPPGALVTNVPGFAGGKLPSKHYAGYVTVDEAHGRRLFYYLVESERDPAKDPVVLWLNGGPGCSSFDGFVYEHGPFNFEAGGSAGSLPKLHLNPYSWSKVSSVIYLDSPAGVGLSYSKNVSDYETGDLKTAADSHTFLLKWFQLYPEFLTNPFYIAGESYAGVYVPTLSHEVVKGIQKGDKPIINFKGYMVGNGVCDTVFDGNALVPFAHGMALISESIYKEANTACQENYWNASSATCDEALSKVDAVLGGLNIYDILEPCYHGTNTKEVIPQNNKLPPSFKDLGVTSKPLPVRTRMHGRAWPLRAPVRDGRVPSWQELAASVPRGVPCMSDEVATAWLNNDNVRSAIHAEPVSSIGPWELCTNKLDFDHDAGSMIIYHKNLTSQGYRAFIYSGDHDMCVPHTGTEAWTASLGYGIIDSWRQWIVNDQVAGYTQGYENGLTFATIKGAGHTVPEYKPQESLAFYSRWLNGTKL